From a single Toxoplasma gondii ME49 chromosome II, whole genome shotgun sequence genomic region:
- the SRS13 gene encoding SAG-related sequence SRS13 (encoded by transcript TGME49_222370~Gene product name based on ToxoDB Community Expert Annotation.~Predicted trans-membrane domain (TMHMM2.0):38-58): MYPNFFSSVLTQFPASKVTLRVLSRRLAFCRLRFRMQRIFFIAATVAAVALAVSPAAAERDATIDAVVFECEEGLSSITVALDSETPAGLFACAAGATLWPQGDVALDGSCTETVVLDDYFKGAKLERVVLKVEDSSSTRTASEDPRGEIVAVQPCELNGNNGPCDASFFGDPPSEENSSEPSGLNFLEEGVSPSWDEDTEVSLSLEEPVDSENSEHLWVALEKAGGEEVALQSRQEQWVAYRLSVPEKSLANKSLCYKCLSYETDTPSVCNVRIDVRVDAGGKSPPSEQSGAELPEELPSADVAETGEAAELPRALRAGVSPRALADLRPNARGAEKKDAAPKKQLTEEEPPQASGKAAGASGANGAPRENATEKERKLPEKPAAAVARGEDSSLEGKAPEEAGALEKGDEAIEGKKRPDVAALSERAERKSEPIRTPGRASPPASSPALRTSAPSDTALASSGPPEALPLEKEEIDAPRSEGKEGLKTELATPAGQVKPTGGPSQPEKPLETATVAPPAKTQPETTTVAPPAKTQPETTTVAPPAKTQPETTTVAPPAKTQPETTTVAPPAKTQPETATVPPPAKTQPETTTAPPPAKTQPETTTVAPPAKTQPETTTVAPPAKTQPETTTVAPPAKTQPETATVAPPAKTQPGTTTAPPHTEKQVEPTAAGGPTGERGSEPGESEGQGSSHGSEKDGSSSSPSTRASGAEQSPQNSSGGEGGSQSTSPGETGQSGKVVCSTGQVQHVTTEAFKTVMFQCGAGLILDPPFSATTPLVFDYVYHTCTQHVALTSILPGARFLADEAKGDDSSTTYRLTLDAGPPQATTLCYKCVPPKRRPDQSVFTPGCALIVTVAADPNASAASARATWTALTLFSAFVVAFRFAVN; encoded by the coding sequence atgtatccgaattttttctcttctgtcttgaCGCAGTTCCCGGCGAGTAAAGTGACCCTTCGTGTCTTGTCTCGAAGACTCGcgttctgtcgccttcgcttcaGGATGCAAAGAATTTTTTTCATCGCAGCCACCGtcgccgctgtcgctctgGCTGTCTCGCCAGCGGCGGCAGAACGGGACGCGACGATCGATGCGGTCGTGTTTGAGTGCGAGGAAGGTCTCTCTTCCATCACGGTTGCTCTGGACTCAGAGACTCCCGCGGgtctgtttgcatgcgccgcaGGCGCAACACTGTGGCCTCAGGGCGACGTCGCGCTGGACGGGTCCTGCACAGAAACCGTCGTTCTTGACGACTACTTCAAAGGCGCCAAGCTGGAACGGGTAGTGCTCAAAGTGGAAGACTCGTCGAGCACCAGGACCGCGTCTGAGGACCCGCGTGGAGAGATTGTGGCAGTCCAGCCGTGCGAGCTGAACGGCAACAACGGGCCGTGCGATGCATCCTTTTTTGGTGACCCCCCGTCAGAGGAGAACTCCAGCGAACCTTCCGGTCTGAACTTTCTGGAGGAAGGTGTGAGTCCTTCCTGGGACGAAGATACAGAGGTCAGCCTCTCGCTCGAGGAGCCAGTCGACTCGGAGAACTCAGAGCACTTGTGGGTTGCGCTGGAGAAAgcgggaggcgaagaggtcGCACTCCAAAGTCGGCAAGAGCAATGGGTCGCGTACCGGCTGAGTGTTCCGGAAAAATCGCTGGCGAACAAAAGTCTGTGCTACAAGTGTCTCTCGTACGAAACAGACACCCCGAGCGTCTGCAACGTCCGCATCGACGTCCGCGTGGACGCTGGAGGAAAATCTCCGCCTTCTGAACAGTCTGGCGCCGAGTTGCCTGAAGAACTCCCTTCTGCGGACGTTGCTGAAACCGGCGAAGCTGCGGAGCTGCCCCGCGCACTCAGAGCCGGAGTTTCCCCGCGAGCGCTGGCGGACTTGAGACCAAATGCTCGGggtgcagaaaagaaagatgCTGCGCCGAAGAAACAGCTGACAGAGGAGGAGCCCCCACAGGCTTCGGGGAAAGCAGCCGGTGCAAGTGGAGCAAATGGAGCgccaagagaaaacgcaaccGAAAAGGAACGAAAACTGCCGGAGAAACCCGCCGCGGCAGTGGCACGTGGTGAAGACTCGTCACTGGAGGGAAAAGCGCCGGAGGAGGCTGGTGCGCTAGAAAAAGGAGATGAGGCCATTGAAGGCAAAAAGCGTCCAGATGTGGCAGCGCTgtcagagagagcagaaagaaaaagtgaaCCGATTCGGACACCTGGGCGAGCCTCGCCTCCCGCGTCGAGTCCAGCACTTAGGACATCGGCACCCTCAGACACAGCGCTAGCAAGCTCAGGTCCTCCTGAGGCTTTACctctggagaaagaagagatcGATGCCCCGAGAtcagaggggaaagagggaCTCAAGACCGAACTCGCGACACCCGCCGGACAAGTGAAACCTACGGGCGGACCCTCACAGCCTGAGAAACCACTGGAAACTGCGACCGTAGCCCCACCGGCGAAGACACAACCGGAAACTACGACCGTAGCCCCACCGGCGAAGACACAACCGGAAACTACGACCGTAGCCCCACCGGCGAAGACACAACCGGAAACTACGACCGTAGCCCCACCGGCGAAGACACAACCGGAAACTACGACCGTAGCCCCACCGGCGAAGACACAACCGGAAACTGCGACCGTACCCCCACCGGCGAAGACACAACCGGAAACTACGACCGCACCCCCACCGGCGAAGACACAACCGGAAACTACGACCGTAGCCCCACCGGCGAAGACACAACCGGAAACTACGACCGTAGCCCCACCGGCGAAGACACAACCGGAAACTACGACCGTAGCCCCACCGGCGAAGACACAACCGGAAACTGCGACCGTAGCCCCACCGGCGAAGACACAACCGGGAACTACGACCGCACCCCCACATACAGAGAAACAAGTGGAACCTACGGCTGCTGGAGGTCCGACTGGAGAACGAGGGTCAGAGCCGGGCGAGAGTGAAGGGCAAGGCAGTTCCCATgggagcgagaaagacggTTCAAGCTCGTCTCCGTCCACACGCGCCTCTGGCGCAGAACAGAGCCCACAGAACAGCTCTGGTGGAGAGGGAGGGTCTCAGTCCACTTCACCAGGCGAGACGGGACAGAGCGGAAAGGTGGTTTGCAGCACCGGACAAGTACAGCACGTGACGACTGAAGCATTCAAAACAGTAATGTTCCAGTGCGGCGCTGGGTTGATTTTGGATCCGCCTTTCTCAGCCACAACGCCCCTTGTCTTTGACTATGTGTACCACACCTGCACGCAACATGTCGCCCTCACCAGCATTCTGCCTGGAGCTCGTTTTCTTGCGGACGAAGCTAAAGGAGACGACTCGTCAACGACTTACAGACTCACACTGGACGCCGGCCCCCCGCAAGCCACGACGCTATGCTACAAATGTGTTCCCCCGAAAAGACGTCCGGATCAATCAGTGTTCACACCAGGTTGTGCTTTGATTGTCACTGTAGCGGCTGACCCGAACGCAAGTGCAGCCAGTGCTCGCGCAACTTGGACCGCGCTGACACTCTTTTCAGCGTTTGTTGTCGCATTCCGTTTCGCTGTGAACTAA